The genomic segment GCGCCGCGTCGGCCTCACGCCGGACGGCGACGCCCTGGCCTTCGGCCTCGACCCGGAGCCCGATCCGCGTCTCACCGCGGAAGCGACGGCGGGCGCGGTGCTGACCCTGCCGAGCCAGGGGCTCGCCGTGATGCGCGATCTCGCCCGCCGTCTCGTCGCGCGGGGCGGCGCCCTCCTCGCGATCGATTACGGACACGACCGGCCCGGCTTCGGCGACACGTTCCAGGCGGTGGCCGGCCACCGCTTCGCTGACCCGCTCGTCCGGCCCGGCGAGGCGGACCTGACGCTGCACGTCGATTTCGGCGCGCTGGCCCGCGCGGCGGCCGCGGAAGGCGCCGCCCTGCACGGCCCCGTGACGCAGCGCGATTTCCTGCTGGGGCTCGGCCTCGCGATGCGCGCCGAGCGGCTGAAGGCGCGCGCGACGCCGGATCAGGCGCAGGCGGTCGACGCCGCCGTCCTCCGCCTGACCGACCCGGACCCGCGCGGCATGGGCGCCCTGTTCAAGGTGCTGTGCGCCAGCCACCCCGCGCTCGGACCGCTTCCGGCGCTCCCACCCCCGTCCTGAACCCTCCTGCCTGAGCCCTCCTGAAAGAGCCTGCGAGACCATGTTCATCGAAGCGCCCGAGCTCAGCTCGCACTCTTACATTCGGCACGCTTTCTTCACCCGGCAGGGCGGCGTCTCGGAAGGGCTCTACGCCTCGCTGAATGGCGGGATCGGCTCGAACGACGATCCGGCACGGGTCGCTGAGAACCGGGCGCGGATGTGTGCGCAACTCGGGCTCCCGTGCGAGAACCTTGCCAGCCTCTACCAAGTGCATTCGGCCGAGGTCGTGACCGTCGAAGCGCCCTTCCCTCTGGCCGAGCGTCCGAAGGCGGACGCCATGGTCACGCGGGTGCCCGGCCTCGCGCTCGGCATCGCCACGGCCGATTGCGGTCCGATCCTGTTCGCCGATCCGGAGAATCGCGTCGTCGGCGCGGCCCATGCCGGCTGGAAGGGCGCGCTCGGCGGTGTCGTCGAGGCGACGGTCGCAGCCATGGAAGCGCTCGGCGCCGAACGCCGCAGCATCGTCGCCGTCCTCGGGCCGACGATCGCCCAAGCCTCCTACGAGGTCGGCCTGGACTTCATGGAGCGCTT from the Methylorubrum extorquens genome contains:
- a CDS encoding putative #multi-copper oxidoreductase (Evidence 3 : Putative function from multiple computational evidences; Product type e : enzyme) — encoded protein: MFIEAPELSSHSYIRHAFFTRQGGVSEGLYASLNGGIGSNDDPARVAENRARMCAQLGLPCENLASLYQVHSAEVVTVEAPFPLAERPKADAMVTRVPGLALGIATADCGPILFADPENRVVGAAHAGWKGALGGVVEATVAAMEALGAERRSIVAVLGPTIAQASYEVGLDFMERFRAEVPDCETFFEEGRPGHAQFDLPGFILERLAQAGIGEATALGLCTYADPERFYSFRRTTHRNEPDYGRLISAIALTP
- a CDS encoding conserved protein of unknown function (Evidence 4 : Unknown function but conserved in other organisms), with the translated sequence MSPEATPLLAILAREIRASGPLGLDRYMALCLGHPLHGYYATRDPFGRGGDFVTAPEISQMFGELVGAWAAAVLAMMPATGVRPCLVELGPGRGTLMADALRALRAAGSDFELHLVETSPVLRRLQAERLADAAPTFHDSVASLPDAPLLVIANEFFDALPARQFVRTELGWCERRVGLTPDGDALAFGLDPEPDPRLTAEATAGAVLTLPSQGLAVMRDLARRLVARGGALLAIDYGHDRPGFGDTFQAVAGHRFADPLVRPGEADLTLHVDFGALARAAAAEGAALHGPVTQRDFLLGLGLAMRAERLKARATPDQAQAVDAAVLRLTDPDPRGMGALFKVLCASHPALGPLPALPPPS